The following proteins come from a genomic window of Paramisgurnus dabryanus chromosome 19, PD_genome_1.1, whole genome shotgun sequence:
- the anln gene encoding anillin isoform X4 has protein sequence MDPFTEKLLERTRARRENLQKKIAERPTGANRPMAKRTREPLADTNSVITEPIIEKERIALPSSKPSPSKRRCSDENNLTTGEKNKQPVAPQFTASEPMTDKKPPKAPNSIRPSSVEQRASLRTQEPETLPTRPPAETEKIVVNPPASPAKKTDSVMKHSALDGARETQKDTPAAVPTNMRSRLQRLAEQRHYWESDSTPDTVPESVSISPLKSQTVDLPSTPASTNSRTPIGRKGRLANLAATIGSWEDDLGHVPIRQDNAQAQPGTACVRPPACAGTNISTKPSLAVEKPQLAAKAPEKSLGSSQQPAVYSPVKSMKVVPPSPQKTELPQRRPTQVLPSPVPSPVKTCSSTQPSSPLKSSITSSPHRGHIPQSPLKNQGPSSKLISGTAHNSSPAKPVLTPKPSADAAVVPQSRERFTKDATPLQQRGPTGTSGGVKSFLERFGERCQERNQSSPSTLGGQSHTPAATPSATPKSRLLQERLGGAQASSSTALLTQKQKMEREAELAQVRNRFQKGKLWGSKENLCDVKSDPETKEIEQPEQSETSASLLDSEHTSQVPEIVKSPFKSSAQDMGRALPSPVKQVSFTVETPKVKEEVKEVEEVHEIEMNVDGSINSEVINDLFDGVLEGHSDEEDGDEDALNISSMSLLAPLAETVAAVVKSPERKLMTSTPASSFCDKRSTPEATSRPSKFQKARMLRAGSSDSIDALDEEQNPNLLYSIDAYRSTRVKTESERPHVKQVIVRKEDVSQRTETIGTPSHINIKQKIKVLTNEMNLQQTVIHQASQALNCCTDEEHGKGSQVEAEAERLLLIATEKRAALKAELDSLKTDAQKKSASSAQVDVGIPPSKGSISVLEVRLPLKADFICSSANKPECGNHYFFIMIRAGAENTMATTLASTRNALSGDALTFTTKFTLSDVSNDFEIDIEVYYLVQKRELNPDKRKKANKSKAITPKRFLAKSSLQTPVMASPGGPNAVRTSNFLLVGSHKLTLASIGKNKFPLEKVPFLCPLEGHVYLKMQCEVGSRVEERGFLTMFEDVSGFGAWHRRWCVLSGYCISYWTYPDDEKRKNPIGRINLASCTSRKVEPANREFCARPNTFELITVRPQREEDKETLVSQCKDTMCVTKNWLSADTKDERNLWMQKLNQILVDLRMWQPDSCYRPM, from the exons ATGGATCCGTTCACCGAG AAACTGTTAGAGCGCACGCGTGCTCGCAGAGAAAATCTCCAAAAGAAGATTGCAGAGAGACCCACTGGAGCCAATCGTCCAATGGCAAAGAGGACCAGGGAGCCACTCGCAGACACAAACAGTGTCATTACTGAGCCCATCATAGAAAAAG AACGGATAGCCCTTCCCTCCTCCAAACCATCCCCCTCAAAGCGTCGCTGTTCAGATGAAAATAACCTCACCACTGGGGAAAAAAATAAGCAACCAGTGGCCCCACAGTTTACAGCCTCCGAGCCCATGACGGACAAGAAGCCACCCAAGGCACCAAACAGTATTCGCCCTTCGTCAGTTGAGCAAAGGGCTTCCCTTCGTACCCAAGAACCAGAAACGCTCCCCACTCGCCCCCCTGCAGAAACTGAAAAGATTGTGGTTAACCCCCCAGCATCTCCTGCAAAGAAGACAGATAGTGTGATGAAGCATTCTGCACTAGATGGAGCCAGAGAGACTCAGAAAGACACACCAGCTGCAGTCCCCACCAACATGAGATCTCGTCTACAGAGACTGGCTGAACAGAGGCATTACTGGGAGTCTGACA GTACTCCTGACACAGTTCCAGAGAGTGTATCCATATCTCCTCTTAAATCCCAGACAGTAGATCTTCCATCTACTCCTGCTTCTACAAACTCTAGGACCCCCATTGGGCGAAAAGGTAGACTCGCAAATCTTGCTGCCACAATTGGTTCCTGGGAGGATGATCTTGGACACGTGCCCATTCGCCAGGACAATGCACAAGCGCAGCCTGGCACGGCCTGCGTACGCCCCCCAGCTTGCGCAGGAACAAACATCAGTACCAAGCCAAGTTTAGCTGTGGAGAAACCTCAGTTAGCCGCAAAAGCTCCAGAAAAGTCTCTTGGCAGCAGTCAGCAG CCAGCAGTTTACTCTCCAGTCAAGTCAATGAAAGTGGTTCCCCCTAGTCCTCAAAAGACAGAATTGCCTCAACGTAGACCGACTCAAGTGCTTCCATCCCCTGTTCCCAGCCCAGTGAAGACCTGTTCTTCTACCCAGCCTTCCAGTCCTCTCAAATCTTCCATAACTTCTAGTCCTCATCGAGGTCACATCCCTCAGAGTCCCTTGAAGAATCAGGGTCCATCAAGCAAACTGATTTCAGGAACAGCACATAACTCAAGTCCTGCAAAACCAGTTTTGACACCTAAACCCTCTGCCGATGCCGCTGTAGTTCCTCAAAGCCGTGAGAGATTTACAAAGGATGCAACACCCTTACAGCAGAGAGGTCCAACTGGAACTTCTG GAGGTGTCAAGTCATTTCTGGAGCGGTTCGGGGAAAGGTGCCAGGAGCGTAACCAGAGTTCTCCCTCCACATTAGGTGGTCAGAGCCACACGCCTGCGGCCACACCCTCTGCCACCCCAAAGTCCAGGCTGCTCCAGGAGAGGCTCGGAGGTGCCCAAGCTTCCTCCAGCACAGCTCTCCTCACTCAGAAACAAAAAATG GAGCGGGAGGCTGAACTGGCACAAGTTCGTAACCGATTTCAAAAAGGGAAACTGTGGGGAAGCAAAGAGAATCTCTGTGATGTAAAGAGTGACCCTGAAACTAAG GAAATTGAACAGCCAGAACAGAGTGAGACCTCTGCATCACTGCTTGATAGTGAGCATACATCACAAGTCCCTGAAATCGTCAAAAGTCCTTTCAAGTCTAGTGCACAAg ACATGGGCCGTGCTCTTCCAAGCCCTGTAAAGCAGGTCAGTTTCACAGTAGAGACACCTAAAGTCAAAGAGGAAGTGAAAG AAGTTGAAGAAGTGCATGAGATCGAGATGAACGTGGATGGTTCGATTAATTCTGAGGTGATTAATGACCTCTTCGATGGAGTTCTTGAGGGGCACAGTGATGAGGAGGATGGAGATGAAGATGCTCTGAACATATCCTCCATGTCTCTCCTTGCTCCGCTTGCAGAGACCGTAGCTGCTGTGGTCAAGAGCCCTGAAAGGAAGCTTATG ACTTCAACCCCTGCCAGTTCATTCTGTGACAAGCGTTCCACTCCTGAGGCTACTTCCAGGCCCAGCAAGTTTCAGAAGGCACGCATGTTAAGAGCCGGGTCATCTGACAGCATCGACGCCTTAGATGAGGAACAAAACCCCAACCTTCTCTACAG CATTGATGCCTACAGATCCACCAGGGTTAAGACCGAGTCTGAGAGACCTCATGTTAAGCAGGTGATCGTGAGAAAAGAGGATGTTAGTCAGAGGACTGAAACAATTGGGACTCCCAGTCACATCAACATCAAGCAGAAAATAAAG GTGTTGACCAATGAGATGAACCTGCAGCAGACTGTGATCCATCAGGCTAGTCAGGCTCTGAACTGCTGTACAGATGAGGAGCACGGCAAAGGATCTCAAGTAGAGGCCGAGGCTGAGAGACTTTTACTTATTGCCA CTGAGAAAAGGGCTGCTCTTAAGGCCGAGCTGGATAGCCTAAAGACAGATGCTCAGAAGAAAAGTGCCTCCAGTGCTCAGGTGGATGTGGGTATACCCCCTTCTAAAGGATCCATCTCAGTCCTTGAGGTCCGACTCCCCCTAAAGGCCGATTTTATCTGCTCTTCTGCAAACAAGCCTG AATGTGGAAACCATTATTTCTTCATCATGATTCGCGCTGGAGCTGAGAACACTATGGCAACTACTTTAGCAAGCACACGCAATGCCCTCAGTGGAGATGCGCTGACTTTCACTACCAAATTCACTTT GTCTGATGTGTCTAATGACTTTGAGATTGATATTGAGGTCTACTATTTG GTTCAGAAACGAGAGCTGAACCCTGACAAGAGGAAGAAGGCCAACAAGTCAAAG GCTATCACACCAAAGAGGTTCCTTGCT aaAAGCAGCCTCCAAACACCTG TTATGGCTAGCCCTGGTGGTCCAAATGCAGTGCGCACCAGTAACTTTCTACTTGTGGGATCGCACAAGTTGACCTTAGCCTCTATTGGGAAAAACAAGTTTCCCTTGGAAAAG GTTCCTTTCCTTTGTCCTTTGGAAGGACACGTATACCTGAAAATGCAGTGCGAGGTTGGCTCTCGGGTTGAGGAAAGGGGCTTCTTG ACTATGTTTGAGGATGTCAGTGGTTTTGGAGCATGGCACAGGAGGTGGTGTGTCCTCTCGGGATACTGCATCTCTTATTGGACCTACCCTGATGATGAAAAACGAAAG AATCCAATTGGTCGCATTAACCTTGCCAGTTGTACCAGTCGTAAAGTGGAGCCGGCCAACCGGGAGTTTTGTGCCCGACCAAATACATTTGAGCTCATCACTGTAAGACCACAGAGGGAGGAAGATAAAGAAACACTGGTCAGCCAGTGCAAGGACACCATGTGTGTTACAAA GAACTGGCTTAGTGCTGACACTAAAGACGAGAGAAACCTGTGGATGCAGAAGCTCAACCAGATCTTGGTGGACCTGCGCATGTGGCAGCCAGATTCGTGCTACAGGCCAATGTGA